In a single window of the Coriobacteriia bacterium genome:
- a CDS encoding diacylglycerol kinase family protein encodes MNILIVTNLRSGFGDSGLTEYVRELGAHRVEVTMRFLSEDADVEHLLRDARDYARIVAAGGDGTVSAVAYALRDTGIPVLPYPAGTANLIARNLRIPIDPVELALATIAGRTVTIDLGELTIPPSGGHIARKYGFSIAAGAGFDARIMEAAHPLKATLGEGAYIIGAIQNLNPTSSAFTLTLDGRTVETEGIAVLLMNLARIQFDLAVTHGADAQDGLFEVVVVKPMSAAGLLPAVWAALLDRLSAHPERPGLEVHTASSVEVTATPRLPLEYDGEVLEGTTPFSARVIPRAATLIVSEEAPLPRDDFGEPVLDSEASS; translated from the coding sequence ATGAACATCCTCATCGTCACCAACCTCCGATCGGGGTTCGGTGACTCGGGGCTTACCGAGTACGTTCGCGAACTCGGCGCTCACCGCGTCGAGGTCACCATGCGCTTCCTCAGCGAGGATGCCGACGTGGAGCACCTGCTTCGCGATGCCCGCGACTACGCGCGCATCGTCGCGGCGGGCGGCGACGGGACGGTCTCGGCCGTCGCCTACGCGCTGCGCGACACCGGCATCCCCGTGCTCCCGTACCCCGCAGGGACCGCCAACCTGATCGCCCGGAACCTGCGCATCCCGATCGACCCCGTCGAGCTCGCGCTGGCGACCATCGCCGGGCGAACCGTGACGATCGATCTGGGCGAGCTGACGATTCCCCCCTCCGGCGGCCATATCGCCCGCAAGTACGGCTTCTCCATCGCTGCCGGCGCCGGGTTCGACGCCCGGATCATGGAGGCTGCGCACCCCCTCAAGGCAACGCTCGGCGAGGGCGCGTACATCATCGGTGCGATCCAGAACCTCAACCCCACTTCCTCGGCGTTCACGTTGACGCTCGACGGCCGGACCGTCGAAACCGAGGGCATCGCGGTACTGCTCATGAACCTCGCGCGCATCCAGTTCGACCTCGCGGTGACCCACGGTGCGGATGCCCAGGACGGCCTCTTCGAGGTCGTGGTCGTCAAACCGATGTCCGCGGCAGGCCTGCTCCCGGCCGTCTGGGCCGCCCTGCTCGATCGGCTCAGTGCACATCCGGAACGTCCCGGGCTCGAAGTCCACACCGCCTCGTCCGTCGAGGTGACCGCAACGCCGCGACTGCCACTCGAGTACGACGGCGAGGTGCTCGAAGGGACGACGCCCTTCTCGGCGCGAGTGATTCCACGTGCCGCGACTCTGATCGTGTCCGAGGAAGCGCCGCTACCGCGCGACGACTTCGGCGAGCCTGTCCTCGACTCCGAGGCCAGCTCCTGA
- the rnd gene encoding ribonuclease D: MYICDTQALDAVLPALEAADVLAIDTEFMRERTYYARLCLLQIATAEDVFLIDTIALEGELGRLAKVLAAPGTVKVFHAGSQDIEVLYRATGVTPGPVFDTQVAATLAGFPTQVGYAQLAKDLVDVTIDKADTFTDWSVRPLSDTQLTYAAEDVRHLIRIYALLRERLEREGRLGWLAEDFDRLADPATYEVDPHLQYLRVKRASTLDRRSLGVLREAAAWRETEAQRRDLPKRWLVSDESLVEIARRRPKSIEQLSAIRGVNERVASRQGVGLIEAIRRGEQIPEAELPRIPKRSRMPRDAQPLADLLSAVVRVRAAEHGVATTLLASRAELERFAAGEREGHPLSEGWRHTLVGAELEAILAGAVDLRIVGGHIVVVPVESVGHGER; the protein is encoded by the coding sequence TTGTACATCTGTGACACGCAGGCTCTGGATGCTGTGCTTCCCGCGCTGGAAGCCGCAGACGTCCTCGCCATCGACACCGAGTTCATGCGCGAGCGCACCTACTACGCGCGCCTGTGCCTGCTGCAGATCGCGACCGCCGAGGACGTGTTCCTGATCGACACGATCGCCCTGGAGGGCGAGTTGGGCCGTCTCGCGAAGGTGCTCGCCGCCCCCGGTACCGTCAAGGTCTTTCACGCGGGGTCGCAGGACATCGAGGTCCTCTACCGGGCGACCGGGGTCACCCCGGGTCCCGTATTCGACACGCAGGTCGCCGCCACGCTCGCCGGCTTTCCCACGCAGGTAGGCTACGCGCAACTCGCGAAGGACCTCGTGGACGTGACGATCGACAAGGCCGACACGTTCACCGACTGGTCGGTGCGGCCGCTGTCCGATACGCAGCTAACGTACGCCGCCGAGGACGTGCGCCATCTGATCCGCATCTACGCGCTGTTGCGCGAGCGTCTCGAGCGTGAGGGCCGCCTCGGCTGGCTCGCCGAGGACTTCGATCGTCTTGCCGATCCGGCCACCTACGAGGTGGATCCCCACCTGCAGTACCTGAGGGTGAAGCGCGCCTCCACGCTCGACCGGCGGAGCCTCGGCGTCCTGCGCGAGGCCGCCGCGTGGCGCGAAACTGAGGCGCAGCGCCGTGATCTGCCCAAGCGCTGGCTCGTTTCGGACGAGAGCCTGGTTGAGATCGCACGTCGTCGGCCGAAGTCGATCGAGCAGCTGTCGGCTATCCGCGGTGTGAACGAGCGGGTCGCTTCGCGGCAAGGTGTGGGGCTTATCGAGGCGATCCGACGGGGCGAGCAGATTCCCGAAGCGGAGCTGCCGCGGATCCCCAAGCGTTCCCGGATGCCGCGTGATGCGCAGCCGCTCGCGGACCTTCTGTCTGCGGTCGTGCGCGTTCGGGCAGCCGAGCACGGTGTCGCCACCACACTCCTCGCGTCGCGCGCCGAGCTCGAGCGTTTCGCCGCCGGTGAGCGCGAGGGGCATCCGCTCTCCGAGGGCTGGCGACACACGCTCGTCGGCGCCGAGCTCGAAGCCATCCTCGCCGGCGCGGTGGACCTGCGCATAGTCGGCGGGCACATCGTCGTCGTGCCCGTGGAGTCGGTCGGCCATGGCGAGCGCTGA